In Hemicordylus capensis ecotype Gifberg chromosome 4, rHemCap1.1.pri, whole genome shotgun sequence, the genomic window CATCGGCCGCCTTTTCAGCTCATGTCCCACTAAACGAAATCTGTAGGGCCGCTACCTGGTCCTCTTTAACACCATTCATTCGTCACTATAAAATCTCAGGCCTATCCGATGTTCAGGCAGTCTTTGGTCGTACAGTCCTACAACAAGTAGTTACCTCTCATCTTCCCTCCCAGGGATATTGGGGGACTCTGTACGCTTAGGTATGTCCCtcactgaggatctcctactcaggggaaaaaggaacattggtcctaccgtgaagggttctttttccctgaagtaggagatcctcaggccCACCCAGATGAGAGGCAATTCTAAATACTGATATTAAAGGGTGTTTCTCGTGGGATTGGGCACACGGCGGTTCTACGTTGCCGACTCTCAGGGTTCAGTATGCCACTCCTTCTCTGACATCCCTGTATTCCACTAACTTTTCCTTCTCTAGTCTCTGTTTGTCTCTCTCCACCTTGTTTAATGTTCTAGATCACTTCACTCCATCACGCAGAGCTCTCTCCATGGACCTTACCTCGCTCgtcagccctggaactggggctaggaggCGGCTCCGCCTACAAtcaagtcacatggtccagttctgtctccggGCATGCGCAGTCCACTACCCtcactgaggatctcctacttcagggaaaaagaacccttcacagtaggaccaatgttcctttcttggGCCAGAGGCATGAAGAACCATCCCCAGGTATGTGAAGGAAGCAACTTGCTCAGTTCTGTGGCCATCAGTATTCCAGTGGCAGATCCTGGGTCTTCTGGCAAAGGCCATGACCTTAGCTTTTTGGTAATTAATTTcaagttgttcactcttgcagAACTGTGCTAGAGTCGCCAATGCCCTTCTGAGGCCTataggggtccttgagaggattgcCACATCATTGGCTTATAGCAGGGTGGAAATGCTTCTTTCAGCTAGCTTGCTGCCGAGTTTCCAGGCCAGACATAATGTAGAAAGGGGAAAGAAGGCAGAATGGCAAACATTGCTTTGtcatctcctcccccctcccttccctttgcTAGCACACTTTGCTCtacctcctcttctccttccaatTGGTTGGGAAGGAGAGGACAATGAAAGTCATGTGGCAGCCATGGCCTGATTTGCAGCCCACCTTACATGTTGGTATTGGCACTGCCACCTGATTGGCATACTAGTTTTCCACCTGACTATAGGGCCACATGCTGCTGCAGCACAATTGCCCATCTATTTGCATGCCCACAGGACATATTGTCATCACGACAGCTATCGGTAGCAAGAGCAATGGTGATGCACTCACTTGTCCTCCCCAGCATATGCTGCCATTTCACGATTGCCTGGCTGTCCATCCTTCCACCCTTCCAGTCAGGAAGGATCACTGCCCCCAGGAGAGGAAGAGTGACAGTGTACTCACCTCTCACCCCACTGCATGACCACCACAGCAGGAGGACTGGTGGTGACAGTAGTAGTGCACCTGCTTATTTATCTCCTCTTGAGTCTGCCACCCAGGGAGCAATGACAGACATGAACCATGTGCTTACttgacatcaccaccacatttgGGGCTGGCTGCCCACCACAGTTTAGGTTACTTGGGCAATGCAGACAGAGGTCCAGCCTACCCAGCAACATGTAAAAGTTGGGGTTTGGGAATGGATGAAACAGAACAGAGTGAGTGAGGGTGTTAATGGATgtggatggatggaaggaaggtgtATGTGTATGGATTCGTGGAGGTATATAAGGGATATgcttgtgtgtatatgtatatggacAGATGGATTTCAATtatttaagtaagtaagtatatctatgtactgccccatacaaaaaattCCCTGGGTAGGGATTCAcaatacaaaaccattaaaacattaatataattacaataatttaaaatacaataaaaactctaaaaccaaagctttaaaactataaactaaaaagtCTGACTAAATAGTTacgtttttaggtccttcttaaaaacattctgagaaggggaaactctaattttgttaggaaatgTGTTCCAGAGTTCCagagcaactctagaaaaggcccagtcttgagttgccaccaaccgagccagtggcaaccacaaccggacctccccagatgatcttaacaggtggtggggttgatgaagaataaggtgctctcttaaatacttcgAACGCAAGCcatttaagggctttatagataataactgTCACTTTGtagtttgcccggaaacttattggcatccaatgtagttcttttttaaatggtgtAGTATGATCTCTTCgagcaaccccagagaccaacctggctgcagcattctatatcaactgcagtttgcaaaccacgtacaaaggcagcccaacacagagcacattgcattagtcaagcctggatgtaaccagaatatgcaccactgttttaaggtcgtttatctccaAAAATTGAcgtagctggcaaatcagccaaagttgatagaaagcattcctgaatactgcctcaacctgagaaatcagggagaggtttgggtacagaagtactcctagactaCGTAtgtgctctttccaggggagtacaaccccatccagaacaggcagatctaaaccacttcctaagtctcaaaCTCCCACaacgagtacctccatcttgcttggattcagcctcagtttgttctccctcatccagaccattactgcctctaggcaggcatttagggaagttaggctatTTCCTGATTAagtttgttgggaattctctctggtaggagaaacccttgttcattatagcagagtgcacagaggcacaacatagtggaatttagttaggcatgcatgtatgctaagagtaaagtaacttggagccagttcatagtttcaaatcaatatatatggtatttattagagaactccattctagacaggaaagtgaggagttaggatcgcTAATCTAGTTAGCTAGCTGGAtggagatggattctgcatctctgcacacatagtgcagggagaggagcttgccatgttgcaaggtagaaggaacaggaagagaagagaagaggaagtgcaaagcaggaagtaagtaagtaagttagtccttaagagtagcaatctacattccaaagggatagtgtcagagcagtagagaagggatgaccagtgtcttgactctctagccctctgactcactagtctgtcctccactgtctttgagacaagagacagcgcaaagtccttcacttccaacaagttgacatggagaaattgatttgggtgttatcagcatactgataacaccctgcaccaaatcttctaatgatctcccagcaatttcatgtagatgttaaaaagcattggagagagtatggaaccttgtgggaTTCTTTACCGgggctcttgttttgaagagcaacagtctccaagtgacaccatctggaacctacctgagaggtaggagtggaatcactacaaagctgtgcctcccactcccaaccccttcaggcgaCCCGGAAGCAGATCATGGtctatggtattgaaagccaccaagagatccaaaagtatcaacagagtcacaccctgtcaattcctaatcggagatcatccaacaggtcaaccaaggctgtctcaaccccatagcctgtccgaaagccagtttgaaatggatccagataatccgcttcctccaaggtagcctggagctgagacaccactactctctcaatcaacttgcccagccataggagattggagacagacctataattgcccaattctgagggatccaatgcaggcctcttcaagagtggtcaaataattgcctccttgagaccatgaggcatcttgccctccctcagagaagtattaacgatcttaacaaggccctctccaataacctcgctgctagattgtataagccatgttgggcaagggtcaagagaaaaggTGGTAAGGAGCAGcgtcccaagtatcttgtccacatccttgggagtcactaACTGAAACTAATCCAATTTAActacacaagaggagctgctccaaaatagactctgcagtaactgtagtgTCTAGTTCAGTTCAAATATGTGAGATTTTacctgcaaaaaactcatttaaaatgtcccAGTGGCTAACTTATaaatccaaatactcattcaggggagatggggcacgtactagccctctcacaaccctagacagctctgctggatgtgagcttgcagaagcaatgtgggcaaaaAAAGGACTGTTTCTTTGCAGCActcattgccagagcatagatcttcaaatgtgctctgtgttgtaatctgtcgaatTCGAGCTGAAGCTTTCTCTACTTGTGCTCAAGCCATCTACCTTGCCTCTTCAGCCCCTGAAGTTCTTCTGTATATCAAGGCACTAATTTAGATGCTGCTCAGAGAGGGTGCTTAGGAACTCTAGTGACTTCATTaattcaagtctgaaccagggcaccaacagagtcactggcagaaccaaccttaaagccttctaaggcctcttggaatcctatgggatccaacaGTGTTTTTTGGCAGATTATCCTAATAAAGCCTTCATTCCTGAGGAGGACGGTTAAGGCTGTGAGTCCATCCTTAAGGAGAGTCCAACCTTAACCCCAACCATCATAATTTCTGCTTTATGGATTCATGAAGAGATGGAAAGACACAAGAGTGTATGTGTGGGTGCATTAAGAAATTTTTAATTATAACTTTCCAATTAAAAATGTTCACACtgtggtttacatttaaaaaggtatgagaaaatgttTCCCTGAACCAAagaagttcacaatctaaaaaatatatATGGAGGAATGGAAGGTGTGTGTAAATAGAGAGCTGGAGACTGTGTGCATGGGGTATGTAGCGgattaccagcctttgtctaagagcaagcccatgtgaggggaagaaaaatgctgaaagatACCCTCCATGCTTTATGAGCaaaggcttttattattattatttcttgtttacacagtcagacaggtgttattgactggtttgttttatccagacatcaagtccttcccaaggacctgggatggctgaattttattgtcagttgttatagatatcgtcgcagaatataggctgttcccagtaaagctgctttttgtaattggcttatggtgatttctgtgacctggtcttcaaggtcttttagagctgcacccagggcgccaattaccactgggattatttgggtctttttctgccacagcctttccatttcaatttgtagatctttgtattttgtgatcttttctatttctttttcttctattctgctatcccctggtattgctatgtcgattcttttcacttgtttttctttcttctcgactacagttatatctggtgtattgtgtggcagatgtttgtctgtttgtagtcggaagtcccataatatttttacatcttcattttcttcaactttttcaattttatggtcccaccaatttttggctacaggtagcttgtattttttgcagatgttccagtgtatcatccctgctaccttgtcaggcctttgtttgtagtcagtctgtgtgatctttttacaacagctgaataggtggtccactgtttcatctgcttctttacaaaggcggcacttgctgtttgttgtggattttttgacttttgctcttattgcatttgttcttagtgcctgttcttgtgcagccagtattaaaccctctgtttctttcttcaagagcccctggtggcgcagtggtaaaactgccgccctgtaaccagaaggttacaagttcaatcctgaccaggggctcaaggttgactcagccttccatccttccgaggtcggtaaaatgagtacccagaatgttgggggcaatatgctaaatcattgtaaaccgcttagagagcttcggctataaatcggtatataaatgtaagtgctattgctattgctaagtgctattcttaagccattgccaggtcttggtgatgtctgattttccacttatattgtgcaaatattgaccatgcaggtgcttatttttccatttttctgctcggttcttgacttgttctttcttgtaggcctgctttctttcattggtgttgaatagtttcgcgttattgaccatttgaagtgcatcttcttcactgtccttgatatattcttcaaggcctcttttctcctcctctactgtttgatggacatgcagcattcctcttccacctgagctgcgagggacgtatagcctatctacatcactgcaggggtgcagagcatgatggatggtcattattttcctggtcttacgatccagcgtctctggCTCTGCCtttgtccagtctattattcctgcagtgtatctgataacaggtatagcccaggtgtttatggcttgtatggtgttcccaccattgagtttggactttaggatttttctaactctcctgatgtattcacttccaatttttcttttaacttcagtgtgtgcaatgttatcagcctggaggatGCCCAAGTacagtatttgtaaggttctttctcttccaggttcttgatcttgcttccattgggcagttctattccttctgtttttcttattttccctctgttcattattaatgcagcacacttgtctagtccaaactccattgctatatcgctactgaatagacggacagtgtttagcagtgattagatttctgactgggactttccatacaacttcagatcatccatgtacagcagatggttgatttaacttgatgttttagatgtttggtatccgaggcctgttttgtttagtatttgtgaaagtggggtcatggcgattacaaacaacagaggggatagtgagtccccttggaaaatgcctcttgtacccagaccccagcccaagaagacacagagacattttttaatgggagaaacgggccacgctttattaatataacaacatttgtggcggactggaaacaaggtgattaatcaccaacataaaaacagtgcgggcacctaggcgtgggctaggattcaaaacgtcctacccatcgcctgcaagggcgacacaccctggctcaggaaagaggcaggtagctcccgcccaattccttcaaagccaaccaccccttttagaagaggggatctggacagcttcagatctttacctccccggaccgcacagcccaaaggtaggtgaagtcctgaagcaggtttcttggcaatgtaattcttcccgtgccgcacaggccacaaggaagcaattgaccaatccaccttaaaatgtccaagggtgctcaccgaaatctagacctccttacccacagcccgcactgttaccgccaacGTGGCCAACCTAGAACCTAACTACCAACTGactgcagaacagagtaggcgaaaaaacccccaacaacagccaataagttgagagcaaaaaattcctactcggcccataggcgaccagtcactagacccgctctgcaacagggagggagggagggggaaacaaacagccgactgagaggccagagcggggaaacgctcggcctctcagcaagccccgcccaccacgagccagccaaccaatcaggcttcttcttgggcttgtgaatcccgggctgggacaaacaccctcccacttgcacgaggcaaggggagggggattgtacccagaccccagcccaagaagacacagagacattttttaatgggagaaacgggccacgctttattaatataacaacatttgtggcggactggaaacaaggtgattaatcaccaacataaaaacagtgcgggcacctaggcgtgggctaggattcaaaacgtcctacccatcgcctgcaagggcgacacaccctggctcaggaaagaggcaggtagctcccgcccaattccttcaaagccaaccaccccttttagaagaggggatctggacagcttcagatctttacctccccggaccgcacagcccaaaggtaggtgaagtcctgaagcaggtttcttggcaatgtaattcttcccgtgccgcacaggccacaaggaagcaattgaccaatccaccttaaaatgtccaagggtgctcaccgaaatctagacctccttacccacagcccgcactgttaccgccacccaggaaggttagccctcgcttgaccttcctgccccaccccctccaaaccttcagcaagcacttcccggatattatgcagatacaaatcacaacctttctcagacaggtggaccccgtcagggcggaataactcgggaaagcgagcagctatatctggctgccgcaccacagaccccccggccgccaaaaccactttacctattgcggctgaaatcttcctgcgtgccttttccaagctaaggcaagaatgagcaccccgccacaccctgcgctggagccaattaacccatattatgcgcacgccaggcatccagctgcgcaaaatagacaaatccgaggaggcttgctgaaggatggcgaggccaggccgccggcccaaatcattctcccctaaatgaagaaccaggatgtcgggaatgggaaacctatctaaatgctccctcaatgctggaagcaactgattccagagcatgcccctcatgcccaaccaataaactgaagccttgcttcctaaacccaactgggatccccagcgggtggtgctggcccgcttgaaagcccagaagaccaacgaatggccacacatcaggactcggaccgggaccgccgccccgccagcacctgccaaaagaaagcaacaggtcagtagagcccacacctgtccgctgtcagcgcacataacgcctgaccgccacggacctccaacgtCCAATCCTCTGAACTTCGACCTCCTGAAGCCCCATACGTGTAGCGGTGGTGGCGGCACCAATACGAAATGAATGTAGAGTAAGCCCCTGGAGCGCAACCCCCGCGGCCAAcagagccttcctcaccaccgccaagaattgatactgcgtcagaggagtctgattgctgtgggtaaaaagacatccccccgaaaaggggcccagcccagcgtactgcctcagggccaccacggggcatacattgatattcccggccgccgcgaggcgaaccgtctggcctctgcccctctgatccgtcttggagcgacgaaggagcaaacgcacctccccgtcaccgaacgataaatcagaatattgcaagcagcggtccctgggggaagacccgctgcggggaagcaactcccctggacggaaggccccaaaaaaggcaaccaacagtgcagccctaaacagcgacacctcccatgggccagagcagcaccccactAGGTGGCCCAGCGTTGAAGCCACCAACTCCAGAGTAAAAGGGCGTCTGGGGTCCCTAGTCCTCGGCTCCCCCCTAGCCCAACCCTCCAACATGCGCCGCACCTGCGGGTCGGAGGAGGAATCACCAACCCCACGAACCTGGGCTTCAAAAGCTAACGCGGCAagatagccccccaaagtggataccgcacgccccgccctgcggaggaagaccaaaaactgctgaagttgctctacagggaccggccacacctccgccaaaccttcagtctttcgaaaaagagagaaagcctcaagcttggctgtgtagctcactctggtgctaggcgccagagatgccgctatggcccgctgtgcctccgcctgccaagttcccacagaaaagctggcatgggttccgggtgaagggcggcctcgggcgctaacgctctgaacctgtttaactgaaaacgagacaaagcgtcagctatgtcattccggatacccggaacatggcgggaccggaaaaggatgttagcccgcagacactgcaataccaatgccctaaccaaaaccatgaccctcggggactgggaagtctgactattgacaatctgaacaactgccagattgtcacaccaaaacacaactgaggagttggcaaactcagcggaccaaatatgcacggccaccacaattggaaagagctctaggaaagtcaggtcccgggaaaccccctgcctgaaccagtcctcgggccacctggcggaacaccaacgtcccctgaaataaaccccgaaacctattccacctgcagcgtcagagtggacctgcaggtcggtttccagaagtctaacatcccgccagaaagacaccccattaaaatcagtgagaaatgcttcccaaagagccaggtcggcccgggcaccctccgtaattcgtactctgtgatggggagccctaacgcccacagtcaggtcgcataaccggcgcaaaaaggcccggcccggagccaccactttgcaggcaaaagtgaggtgacccaaaacaacctggagatccctaagggagaccttacgggcgcgaccaagggacctaaccatgtccaataaaacccgcagcttggcctgaggcagcctggagcaaccggcaacagtgtccaactcaatccccaaaaaggcgaggcacgtgaccggcccctccgtcttatcccgtgccaaagggacacctagccggtctgttagctccatgaaggagcgaagtaaatggtggcactccctcgaattccccctgcctgtaaaaagaaaatcatctaaaaaatgagccgtgtagggaagacccgcctggcgcctaactgcccactccaaaaaggagctgaatgtttcgaatgctgcgcaggaaatcgagcagcccataggcaaagccctatcaaaataaaattggccagcaaatgcaaagcccagcagctcgaagtcatttggatgtaccggcaacaggcgaaaggcggattcaatatcacacttcgccaaaagggccccggggcccctacccctgaccacttccacggcctcatcaaatgaggtataacgtacagagcataagctatcagggatgccatcatttactgaggaccccctgggatgagaaaggtggtgaatcaacctaaattcaccaggaacctttttagggaccacccctaatggggagaccctaaggctggggaaggggagactggcaaaaggccccatcaccctgcccgcagccacctccttaccaattttcctaacaacgacttcctccttaccaaccactgatctcagattgtgagaactgcctaatcccctccgggccgaagagggaattctgaaaccatcccggaagccacataacaaataagaagctgctgactggtcaggatagtccagcaacagctgctcaagcaccttcaccttgatagggctaggaccctttattcggagcgggtggaggagggccaccctttttactgctcccctgcctatacttagccccggaacccccaaacttggccctggggcaggaggaactggggtgcctcgccccacagaccccgcaggcatgcttaaaccgacaaggggaacgggagcacttgccattggagttaaactcccagcaaacaaggtggggttgaacccactgttgcccaggactccctgagggcaaaacccccgatggtttagaaagcaaatgcccactgtcagacctatctccctctatgggccgggctggagacatagtaaccagccacaactcctgcaacggagcatcccagggcaatgtggggtcaagggcagccctcattctaaaactctcatcgtaccgtacccaggaagatccagcaaagtcggagaccgccctgtgaattatatccatgtattttaacagggcagggccccttgcgggctgggcttggacaataacccccatataaatcgtgaagccagaaagccaattattccaagtcttttcgaccggctttctcttggtggcttcgtgctccttacaagattccccctctttatgcttaacctcaggttccctgaacaacaagctaaaaatgtccacatattcacctttaaggattttttcttttgtagaagggagtaagtgatcccctaacgggaggcccatgctaccatagggcgcatgctgaggtgacggcagaatccccatcggataataacccgcctgc contains:
- the LOC128325077 gene encoding uncharacterized protein LOC128325077, giving the protein MPGKAKGKKGGRPVKQPKRPAPPQSSSEEEDEEMTLIRGLINRMEALEKAKAAPSDKGAGPSGVGGVPPPKVPRRTRGSVKSQLLTSLSSRLAALEEGLNPAGPGPSAPALLLPEPESPVPESPSPLLPPPAAPVVQPPVDTATPLAQGAGGAAVPVRVLMCGHSLVFWAFKRASTTRWGSQLGLGSKASVYWLGMRGMLWNQLLPALREHLDRFPIPDILVLHLGENDLGRRPGLAILQQASSDLSILRSWMPGVRIIWVNWLQRRVWRGAHSCLSLEKARRKISAAIGKVVLAAGGSVVRQPDIAARFPELFRPDGVHLSEKGCDLYLHNIREVLAEGLEGVGQEGQARANLPGWR